The following proteins come from a genomic window of Mucinivorans hirudinis:
- a CDS encoding Lipid A biosynthesis lauroyl acyltransferase, giving the protein MKVVRENLRNAFPEATSEELRMVEKRFYNHLADVFLEILSVASVSKKQIMRRIEFTNVEEIERLTKGRSWICAMAHYGSWEYTISYSLHTQHDGVLAVYRPLHSRGIDEYFKKVRSRFGARPVAMNDIVREVIRQRLQGRSVAVALIADQTPPRNESHPWFTFLNQPTQFFLGTEKIALKLGMPVAFLHIDKVKRGFYRARFELIYDGVEKVTEYEVTRRYIEHLERMIVERPELWMWSHRRWKHKRCKE; this is encoded by the coding sequence GTGAAGGTTGTGCGCGAGAATCTTCGTAATGCTTTTCCGGAGGCAACCTCCGAGGAATTGCGGATGGTGGAAAAGCGATTTTACAACCACTTGGCAGATGTGTTTTTGGAGATTCTCTCGGTGGCTTCGGTCTCGAAAAAGCAGATAATGCGACGCATTGAATTTACCAATGTAGAAGAGATTGAACGACTTACAAAGGGACGCTCGTGGATATGTGCAATGGCACACTACGGTTCATGGGAGTATACTATCAGCTACTCGCTTCACACACAGCACGATGGAGTTTTAGCCGTCTATCGTCCCCTCCATAGTCGCGGCATAGATGAATATTTCAAGAAAGTCCGTTCGCGCTTCGGGGCGCGTCCCGTAGCAATGAATGATATTGTACGTGAAGTGATTAGGCAGCGCTTGCAGGGTCGCTCCGTAGCTGTCGCCCTCATTGCCGACCAAACACCGCCCCGCAACGAATCTCACCCGTGGTTTACCTTTTTGAACCAACCTACGCAGTTTTTCTTGGGCACGGAAAAGATAGCTTTGAAATTGGGTATGCCCGTGGCTTTCTTGCACATAGATAAAGTGAAGAGAGGATTTTATCGCGCGCGGTTCGAGCTTATTTACGACGGCGTGGAGAAGGTGACCGAATATGAGGTAACCCGCAGATATATAGAGCATTTAGAACGGATGATAGTCGAACGACCCGAACTGTGGATGTGGTCGCACAGACGTTGGAAACACAAACGATGCAAAGAGTAG
- a CDS encoding Glycosyltransferase → MQRVAVVILNWNGQHFLEKFLGNVVDCSRGASVVVVDNCSTDGSVEWIATNHPKVERVVLDKNYGFAGGYNKGLEAVRAEYYILLNSDVQVTPGWIEPMLSLMDSDAQIAAIQPKILSYSYNDFFEYAGASGGFIDTLGYPFCRGRLIGECEQDRGQYDDVREIFWATGAAFMVRAEDFHRSGGFDEIFFAHQEEIDLCWRLKRQGRKIMVVPQSVVYHVGAGTLPIWSPRKTYLNFRNNIAMLYKNLPMWRFAVVYCCRVGTDMLRALSYLTTLKFSFASAIYRGHRDFWRFRRKLNRHDEFARTMVGQIYRGSIVLHYIFVNKCFGNKLL, encoded by the coding sequence ATGCAAAGAGTAGCCGTAGTTATACTTAATTGGAACGGGCAACATTTTCTTGAAAAGTTTCTTGGAAATGTTGTCGATTGCTCGCGCGGTGCATCGGTGGTGGTGGTGGATAACTGCTCCACTGACGGCTCGGTGGAATGGATTGCCACAAATCACCCCAAAGTAGAGCGGGTGGTTCTTGACAAAAATTACGGCTTTGCAGGAGGTTATAACAAAGGTTTAGAAGCTGTTAGAGCAGAGTATTACATTCTCCTTAACTCCGATGTGCAGGTTACACCGGGCTGGATTGAGCCAATGTTGTCCTTGATGGATAGCGATGCTCAAATAGCTGCCATTCAGCCCAAAATACTATCATACAGCTACAACGACTTCTTTGAGTATGCCGGAGCTTCGGGTGGATTTATTGACACACTCGGTTACCCCTTTTGTCGCGGCAGGTTAATTGGCGAGTGCGAGCAGGATAGGGGACAATATGACGATGTGCGCGAAATTTTCTGGGCTACCGGAGCGGCGTTTATGGTCAGGGCGGAGGATTTTCACCGCAGCGGAGGATTCGACGAGATTTTTTTCGCACACCAAGAGGAGATAGATCTATGTTGGCGGCTCAAGAGGCAGGGGCGTAAAATTATGGTTGTACCCCAGAGCGTTGTCTATCACGTTGGGGCGGGAACGTTGCCGATATGGTCGCCCCGAAAGACCTACCTCAATTTCCGTAACAACATCGCGATGCTCTACAAAAACTTGCCAATGTGGCGCTTTGCGGTTGTATATTGCTGTCGCGTAGGGACAGATATGCTCCGTGCCCTATCCTACCTGACAACTCTCAAATTCTCATTTGCATCGGCTATCTATCGGGGACACAGAGACTTTTGGCGCTTTCGCAGAAAACTAAACCGCCACGACGAATTTGCGCGCACTATGGTCGGGCAAATCTATCGTGGCAGCATTGTTTTGCACTATATATTTGTAAACAAGTGCTTTGGGAATAAGTTACTGTAG
- a CDS encoding Topoisomerase IV subunit A, whose amino-acid sequence MSEEIEKEDFVSEQQAEEEIVEEEDVVEAVATGKFSRLVSAENSVPHKLTGMYKEWFLDYASYVILERAVPHLDDGLKPVQRRILHSLKRMDDGRYNKVANIIGHTMQFHPHGDASIGDALVGLGQKDLLIDCQGNWGNTLTGDSAAAPRYIEARLSKFALDVVFNHKTTEWMSSYDGRNQEPVTLPVKFPLLLSQGVEGIAVGLASKILPHNFCELIDASIKYLQDEPFELYPDFATGGSIDCSRYNDGLRGGAVKVRAKIVKTDRKTLTITELPFGKTTSSLIDSIIKANDKGKIKIRKIDDNTSANVEIIIHLTNDVSPDKTIDALYAFTDCEVSISPNSCVILDKKPLFLGVSQILRISVDNTRKLLCKELEIRLAELGEDWHFSSLEKIFIVNGIYKVMEQCSSLQEVVQRIDNELTPYKSMLKREITREDILKLTEIKLIKTTKYSVFRADEHIRGLESEIEQVERDLNSLTQYTIAYYKDILKKYGKGRERKCEIRSFDTIEATKVVIANAKLYVNSAEGFYGIGAQMRKEEFVSDCSDIDDVILFNKEGKYIISKVSEKGFFSKNILYCGVFKKNDTRTIYNVIYRDGKNGAIYMKRCSITAITRDREYDMTKGTPGSEILYLSVNLNGEAETLKIYFKPRPRLKKNTEELDFSTLAIKGRSSQGNLLTRYAIHKIVMKERGISTLKGLQVWYDSSIRRLNTEGRGDYLGEFEGDDKLLIFTKSNTYLTCGYDISQHFPEDIASIEKWDSAKVFTVIYVDKEQGYHYIKRFTAEQCDQRPQLFVEEGDIFVLMCDDKFPALQIRFGGKYNTRPSETIDAEEFIGVKSHRAKGKRLSNYEVAEVVTLEPLEKELPPIEYQEEVAELPTVHEEVAEPKQMELF is encoded by the coding sequence ATGAGTGAAGAGATAGAGAAAGAGGATTTTGTGTCGGAGCAACAAGCAGAGGAGGAGATAGTTGAAGAAGAGGATGTTGTGGAGGCTGTGGCAACGGGAAAATTTTCTCGTTTAGTTTCGGCTGAAAACTCTGTGCCGCACAAACTTACGGGTATGTACAAGGAGTGGTTTCTGGACTACGCCTCCTATGTTATTCTGGAGCGTGCCGTGCCACACTTGGACGATGGGTTAAAACCCGTGCAACGCCGTATTCTCCACTCACTCAAGCGTATGGATGATGGACGCTACAATAAGGTGGCGAATATTATTGGTCATACGATGCAGTTCCACCCTCACGGTGATGCCTCAATCGGCGATGCGCTTGTGGGGCTGGGGCAGAAGGATTTGCTTATTGATTGTCAGGGTAACTGGGGGAATACACTGACGGGAGATTCGGCTGCCGCACCGCGTTATATAGAGGCGCGTTTGTCGAAATTTGCGCTCGATGTGGTCTTCAATCACAAGACTACCGAATGGATGTCGAGCTACGATGGGCGTAATCAAGAGCCTGTAACACTGCCTGTTAAATTTCCACTTCTACTCTCGCAAGGGGTCGAGGGGATTGCTGTGGGTTTGGCATCCAAGATTCTGCCGCACAACTTTTGCGAGCTGATTGATGCCTCAATAAAATATTTGCAGGATGAGCCCTTTGAGCTATATCCCGACTTCGCCACCGGCGGCTCGATAGATTGCAGCCGCTATAATGACGGGCTCAGGGGTGGAGCAGTGAAGGTGCGTGCAAAGATTGTTAAGACAGACAGGAAAACACTGACAATCACCGAATTGCCATTTGGGAAAACAACCTCATCCCTGATTGATTCAATAATCAAAGCCAACGATAAGGGAAAGATAAAAATTCGTAAGATTGACGATAATACATCGGCTAATGTAGAGATTATCATCCATTTAACAAACGATGTTTCGCCCGACAAAACGATAGATGCGCTTTATGCCTTTACCGATTGTGAGGTTTCCATTTCCCCTAATTCGTGCGTAATTTTAGACAAAAAGCCTCTCTTTTTGGGTGTATCCCAGATACTTCGTATTTCGGTGGACAATACCCGCAAACTTCTGTGCAAGGAGCTGGAAATCAGGCTCGCAGAGTTGGGAGAAGATTGGCATTTTTCGAGTTTAGAGAAGATTTTTATTGTCAATGGCATCTACAAGGTTATGGAGCAGTGTAGCTCTCTACAAGAGGTTGTACAGAGGATTGACAATGAGCTAACGCCCTATAAATCAATGCTCAAACGAGAGATAACGCGCGAGGATATCCTGAAACTCACCGAGATAAAACTTATAAAAACGACTAAATATAGCGTCTTTCGTGCCGATGAGCATATCCGCGGTTTGGAGTCGGAGATTGAACAGGTCGAACGAGACCTTAACTCACTCACCCAATACACGATAGCCTACTACAAGGATATACTCAAAAAGTATGGCAAGGGACGCGAGCGCAAGTGCGAGATTCGCAGTTTCGACACCATCGAGGCTACGAAGGTGGTCATTGCCAATGCCAAGCTCTATGTGAATAGTGCCGAGGGTTTTTATGGAATCGGGGCGCAGATGAGAAAGGAAGAGTTTGTGAGTGATTGTTCTGATATTGATGATGTTATACTGTTTAACAAGGAGGGGAAATATATAATATCGAAGGTTTCGGAGAAGGGATTTTTTAGCAAAAATATCTTGTATTGCGGGGTCTTCAAAAAGAATGACACGCGCACGATATATAATGTCATCTATCGCGACGGCAAAAATGGGGCTATCTATATGAAACGCTGCTCGATAACTGCCATCACACGCGACCGCGAATACGATATGACCAAGGGAACGCCGGGGTCTGAAATCCTATACCTGAGCGTCAATCTCAATGGTGAGGCTGAGACTCTCAAGATATATTTCAAGCCTCGACCACGATTGAAAAAGAACACAGAAGAGCTTGACTTTTCGACACTTGCAATCAAAGGGCGCTCCTCGCAGGGCAATCTGCTCACGCGCTATGCCATCCACAAGATAGTGATGAAAGAGCGCGGAATTTCGACTCTCAAAGGTTTGCAGGTGTGGTACGATAGCTCTATCCGCCGCTTGAATACCGAAGGGCGTGGCGACTATCTAGGTGAGTTTGAGGGAGATGATAAGCTGCTGATTTTCACAAAGTCTAACACATATCTCACTTGCGGTTACGATATTTCGCAACACTTTCCCGAGGATATTGCGAGTATTGAAAAGTGGGATTCAGCTAAGGTCTTTACTGTCATCTATGTAGACAAGGAACAAGGTTACCACTACATCAAACGATTCACAGCCGAGCAGTGCGACCAGCGTCCGCAACTATTTGTTGAAGAGGGAGATATTTTTGTTCTGATGTGTGATGATAAGTTCCCGGCGCTGCAAATCAGATTTGGAGGTAAATATAATACTCGCCCATCGGAAACGATTGATGCAGAAGAGTTTATTGGTGTCAAGAGTCACCGAGCAAAAGGTAAACGACTGTCTAACTACGAGGTTGCCGAAGTGGTTACACTCGAACCTCTAGAAAAAGAGCTACCGCCGATAGAGTACCAAGAGGAGGTTGCTGAGTTGCCGACTGTACACGAAGAGGTAGCTGAGCCGAAGCAAATGGAGCTTTTCTAG
- a CDS encoding Phosphoribosylaminoimidazole-succinocarboxamide synthase, which yields MKALTHTDFHFDGQTATYIGKVRDVYTIDNKYLAMVVSDRISAFDVVLPKGIPYKGQVLNQIASKFLDATSDICPNWKIASPDPMATVGHRCEPFAVEMIVRGYLTGSSWREYKNGAREICGVAIPDGMREHERFAEPIITPTTKAELGLHDENISREQILEQGYVSAEDYAILEKYSMELFKRGSEMADERGLILVDTKYEFGKKDGVIYLIDEIHTPDSSRYFYKEGYEERFANGEPQRQLSKEFVREWLMEHNFQGGKDDVMPEISDEFVARVSERYIELYENITGEKFIKVQSDNIAERIEANISNMLKRLV from the coding sequence ATGAAAGCACTTACACATACAGATTTCCATTTCGATGGACAGACAGCCACCTATATTGGTAAAGTCCGCGATGTATATACCATTGACAATAAATATCTTGCAATGGTTGTTTCTGACCGTATCTCGGCGTTCGATGTTGTTCTGCCCAAGGGTATTCCCTACAAGGGTCAGGTTTTGAACCAGATAGCCTCTAAGTTCTTGGATGCCACCTCAGATATTTGTCCTAATTGGAAAATTGCCTCGCCCGACCCGATGGCAACCGTGGGGCATAGATGCGAACCATTTGCAGTTGAGATGATTGTGCGCGGTTATCTTACGGGTAGCTCGTGGCGCGAGTACAAAAACGGGGCACGCGAAATTTGCGGTGTGGCTATCCCCGACGGGATGCGCGAGCACGAACGTTTTGCAGAGCCTATTATCACCCCTACGACAAAAGCGGAGCTGGGTCTTCACGATGAGAATATCTCGCGTGAGCAAATTTTGGAGCAGGGTTACGTCTCGGCAGAGGATTATGCGATTCTCGAAAAATACTCTATGGAGCTTTTCAAACGCGGCTCGGAGATGGCAGACGAGCGCGGTCTTATTTTGGTGGATACTAAATATGAGTTCGGCAAAAAGGATGGAGTAATCTACCTTATTGACGAGATTCACACTCCCGACTCTTCGCGATATTTCTACAAGGAGGGATACGAAGAACGTTTTGCAAATGGTGAGCCGCAACGCCAACTCTCAAAGGAGTTTGTGCGCGAATGGTTGATGGAGCACAATTTCCAAGGCGGAAAAGATGATGTGATGCCCGAAATCTCGGATGAGTTCGTGGCACGGGTAAGCGAAAGATATATTGAGCTTTACGAGAATATTACGGGAGAAAAATTTATCAAAGTCCAGAGCGATAACATCGCCGAACGTATCGAAGCTAACATCTCGAATATGTTGAAGAGATTGGTTTAG
- a CDS encoding Malonyl CoA-acyl carrier protein transacylase, with protein sequence MKAFVFPGQGAQFVGMGKELYDTNPAAKALFEKANDILGFRITDIMFSGTDEQLKQTNVTQPAIFLHSVILAKSLGEEFKPDMVAGHSLGEFSALVAAGALSFEDGLRLVAARAAAMQKACEKEPSTMAAILGLSDEKVEQVCAAIPEVVVAANYNCPGQLVISGSIEGVDKACEALKEAGAKRALKLAVGGAFHSPLMEPARVELEAAIEAAQIVAPVCPVYQNVDAKPYTDPSQIKANLISQLTAPVRWTQTAEGMIGDGAVEFVELGPGAVLSGLIKKVNKEAICSNKQ encoded by the coding sequence ATGAAAGCATTCGTTTTCCCCGGTCAAGGTGCGCAGTTTGTCGGAATGGGTAAAGAACTATACGACACGAACCCCGCGGCTAAAGCACTCTTCGAGAAGGCTAACGACATTCTCGGATTCCGCATCACCGATATTATGTTCAGTGGTACGGACGAGCAACTCAAACAGACCAACGTTACCCAGCCTGCTATTTTTTTGCATTCGGTGATTCTTGCAAAATCTCTTGGCGAAGAGTTTAAGCCGGATATGGTTGCCGGTCACTCCCTAGGCGAGTTTTCGGCATTGGTGGCAGCCGGTGCGCTCAGCTTCGAGGATGGTTTGCGCCTTGTGGCGGCGCGTGCGGCGGCTATGCAAAAGGCGTGCGAAAAAGAGCCATCTACAATGGCGGCAATTTTGGGGTTGTCGGATGAAAAGGTCGAACAGGTCTGCGCGGCGATTCCCGAGGTTGTGGTGGCGGCAAATTATAACTGCCCGGGTCAGTTGGTGATTTCGGGTTCGATTGAGGGTGTGGACAAGGCTTGCGAGGCTCTGAAAGAGGCGGGTGCAAAACGTGCTTTGAAGTTGGCAGTGGGTGGTGCGTTCCACTCTCCGCTGATGGAACCTGCACGTGTGGAACTTGAGGCGGCAATAGAGGCAGCACAAATCGTTGCTCCCGTATGCCCTGTTTACCAAAATGTTGATGCAAAGCCATATACCGACCCCTCACAAATCAAAGCAAACCTTATTTCACAGCTCACCGCTCCCGTTCGTTGGACACAAACAGCTGAAGGTATGATTGGGGACGGTGCTGTGGAGTTTGTGGAGCTTGGACCGGGCGCTGTTCTATCGGGGCTAATCAAAAAAGTTAATAAAGAGGCAATTTGCTCTAATAAACAGTAA
- a CDS encoding Beta-galactosidase, translating to MRHIIISAMLFSCALSAVAQGITSSNRELSRPVFMSYRNTQSALRGEWSESENYSPLSGEWFVKWFDNPRHIDTMMLKTNAVTSDLKKITLPAAFRLQGVGGEAIFAEKAYTFLKDSPLKNDFAKPRGGAALLMRDFSVPFDYLDKAVFFHIGAASAAVTLYINGVKVGYSTDSRNPAEFDITKYIVRGRNRAALVVDEFCDGSYLEDQTGWRLGGVNREIYLFAQPKIRVRDYTVRTTLDPTYKNGLLETALLLKTQLLNPHTVTVYYDLYDPDGNLVNQAQKDVQIGMRYQDTVRFTATILDVKQWSDETPNLYTILYRIKRDTKWSEFIAVKSGFRTVEIKDGRLLVNGKAPKIKGVNLAEFSPSTGNVQSKEDIEKVLKQIKERGFNAIRTDGYPLQNYFYELCDRMGLYVWDVANINAQGIGTSIYKGRTLANDPAWRDEFIFRVDNTYQRNKAHTSVIMWGLGDNAGNGYNMYEAYLMLKAQEQTRPIAYNGAGLEFNSDIFCPDNFDLSKLAQIKPIMDGQPVILSRCTEAVWDVEGVQGGFLTRWQSPAISAGGKFARLSDDYRLQQLGSGKVELPNAESFDLGKRPVVVREVKRGVYEFENNLQFANLKDINIDYQIIQKGKVKESGRIAVDVAPGERGAAKLKIPILQKISKAEIVIRVGYFGEFRF from the coding sequence ATGAGACACATTATCATATCGGCTATGCTCTTCTCCTGCGCTCTATCAGCTGTGGCACAGGGTATTACCAGCTCCAATCGCGAGCTTTCGCGCCCCGTGTTTATGAGTTACCGCAACACACAAAGCGCGCTCAGGGGCGAATGGAGCGAGTCGGAAAATTACAGCCCGCTCAGTGGGGAATGGTTTGTGAAATGGTTTGACAACCCACGGCATATCGACACTATGATGCTGAAAACAAATGCAGTAACGAGTGACCTCAAAAAAATTACTCTGCCCGCCGCTTTCCGATTGCAGGGAGTTGGCGGCGAAGCAATTTTTGCCGAAAAGGCATATACTTTTCTGAAAGATTCCCCTCTGAAAAACGATTTTGCGAAACCCCGCGGCGGTGCAGCTCTCCTAATGCGCGATTTTTCCGTGCCGTTCGACTATTTGGACAAAGCGGTCTTCTTTCATATCGGTGCGGCTTCGGCGGCGGTTACGCTGTATATAAACGGTGTAAAGGTCGGATATAGCACCGACTCGAGAAATCCTGCCGAGTTCGACATCACCAAATACATAGTGCGCGGCAGAAACCGCGCGGCATTGGTGGTGGATGAGTTTTGCGATGGCTCATATCTGGAAGACCAGACCGGTTGGAGGCTCGGGGGTGTGAACCGCGAAATTTATCTCTTTGCACAACCCAAAATCCGCGTTCGCGACTACACCGTACGCACCACCTTAGACCCCACATACAAAAACGGGCTATTGGAAACCGCACTGCTCCTTAAAACACAACTACTCAATCCACATACTGTCACTGTATATTATGACTTGTATGACCCCGATGGAAATCTTGTGAATCAGGCTCAGAAGGATGTGCAAATCGGGATGCGCTATCAAGATACGGTGCGTTTTACGGCTACAATTTTGGACGTGAAGCAGTGGAGCGATGAGACTCCTAATCTATATACTATACTATATCGCATAAAACGCGACACAAAGTGGAGTGAGTTTATTGCCGTAAAATCGGGCTTCCGCACTGTCGAAATCAAGGATGGAAGGCTTCTGGTCAATGGTAAAGCTCCAAAAATCAAGGGGGTAAACCTTGCAGAGTTTTCACCCTCGACAGGCAATGTGCAGTCGAAAGAGGATATCGAAAAAGTGTTGAAGCAAATAAAGGAACGGGGCTTTAATGCCATTCGCACAGACGGTTACCCGCTGCAGAACTATTTCTATGAACTGTGTGACCGTATGGGGCTTTATGTGTGGGATGTTGCCAATATCAATGCTCAGGGTATAGGGACGAGCATCTATAAGGGGCGCACATTGGCGAATGACCCTGCTTGGCGCGATGAGTTTATATTCCGAGTAGACAACACATATCAAAGAAACAAGGCACATACTTCTGTGATAATGTGGGGATTGGGCGACAATGCGGGTAATGGTTACAATATGTATGAAGCATACCTGATGCTCAAAGCACAAGAGCAGACTCGCCCCATTGCCTATAATGGAGCGGGGTTGGAGTTTAATAGCGATATTTTCTGTCCCGATAATTTTGATTTATCTAAACTTGCTCAGATTAAACCCATTATGGACGGGCAACCCGTGATTCTTTCGCGTTGCACAGAGGCAGTTTGGGATGTGGAGGGGGTGCAGGGCGGTTTTTTGACGCGTTGGCAGTCGCCGGCAATATCGGCAGGTGGCAAATTCGCTCGCCTTTCGGACGATTATCGGCTGCAACAACTCGGCAGCGGAAAAGTCGAGTTACCCAATGCCGAGTCATTTGACTTGGGTAAGAGACCCGTTGTGGTGCGCGAAGTAAAACGCGGGGTGTATGAGTTTGAGAATAACCTGCAATTTGCTAATCTCAAAGATATTAATATAGATTACCAAATAATTCAAAAAGGGAAGGTGAAGGAGAGCGGCAGGATTGCGGTCGATGTTGCGCCGGGCGAGCGCGGCGCGGCTAAGTTGAAGATTCCGATTCTTCAAAAAATCTCCAAGGCAGAGATTGTGATTCGGGTTGGATATTTTGGTGAGTTCAGATTCTAA
- a CDS encoding 1-acyl-sn-glycerol-3-phosphate acyltransferase, whose amino-acid sequence MKSIYYLTTFILFSIVLFLAFSVAWLFAYPFDRHRIVSHEISRFWSKWIYRLNPWWRVRVSGMENIEKGKSYIVVSNHQAMLDIPLLYVLPFNFKWVSKEEVFHIPIFGWVLAMHDDIAIKRGGSAGAKKMLDKSNRMLKNGVSVIIFPEGTRTKTGKIGRFHQGAFLLARKSKADILPVMIDGTFDAIKDWKVKTPHSFTVKIMEAVPYDPELTIEEISNLMQQKIGAAFEQLHR is encoded by the coding sequence ATGAAATCAATATATTACCTCACAACATTCATTCTGTTCAGCATTGTGCTGTTTCTGGCGTTTTCCGTGGCGTGGCTATTTGCGTATCCATTTGACAGACACAGGATTGTGTCGCACGAGATTTCTCGATTTTGGTCGAAGTGGATTTACAGACTCAACCCTTGGTGGAGGGTTAGGGTGAGCGGAATGGAAAATATTGAAAAAGGCAAGAGCTATATCGTGGTATCTAACCATCAGGCTATGTTGGATATACCGCTTTTGTATGTGCTACCGTTCAACTTCAAATGGGTGTCGAAAGAGGAGGTTTTTCATATTCCCATTTTCGGGTGGGTGTTGGCAATGCACGATGATATTGCAATCAAACGTGGCGGGAGTGCCGGTGCAAAAAAGATGTTGGACAAGAGTAACCGTATGCTCAAAAACGGGGTGAGTGTAATCATTTTTCCCGAAGGCACTCGCACAAAAACGGGCAAGATTGGGCGGTTTCACCAAGGGGCATTTCTTCTTGCGCGCAAGAGCAAGGCTGATATTTTGCCCGTTATGATTGATGGAACTTTCGATGCAATTAAAGATTGGAAAGTAAAAACACCACACAGTTTTACGGTCAAAATTATGGAGGCAGTACCCTATGACCCCGAACTAACTATCGAGGAAATTTCAAATTTGATGCAACAAAAAATAGGCGCAGCTTTCGAGCAACTGCACAGATAG
- a CDS encoding Ribonuclease HI, whose translation MQQITIYTDGSALGNPGAGGYGVVLMSGAHRREISCGYRLTTNNRMELLAVIVGLEAIKKDGYEVVIYSDSQYVVNPVEKGWLMEWERKGFKDKKNPDLWRRFLEVYRRHRVRFVWIRGHSGTPENERCDLLATSAARSAKLIEDSGYVAG comes from the coding sequence ATGCAACAAATAACAATTTATACGGATGGTTCGGCTTTGGGCAATCCCGGAGCGGGTGGCTATGGAGTTGTACTTATGAGCGGTGCTCACAGGCGTGAGATATCGTGTGGCTATCGACTGACAACGAACAACCGGATGGAGTTACTTGCCGTTATTGTTGGCTTGGAGGCTATTAAAAAGGACGGTTACGAGGTTGTCATCTACTCTGATTCGCAGTATGTGGTCAATCCCGTTGAGAAGGGGTGGTTGATGGAGTGGGAGCGTAAGGGGTTCAAGGATAAGAAGAATCCAGACCTTTGGCGTAGATTTTTGGAGGTGTATCGTCGTCACCGCGTCCGTTTTGTTTGGATTCGCGGGCACAGCGGCACGCCCGAAAATGAGAGGTGCGACCTTCTTGCCACCTCGGCGGCTCGTTCGGCTAAACTTATCGAAGATTCGGGCTACGTTGCGGGATAG